ATCATGTGGCACGCCGCGCAAATCGCCGAGGCGATCCATCTGTACGGGCCGGATTACGGCTTTGACACCACCGTCAATCATTTCGACTGGCAGAAGCTGGTGGCGAGCCGCACCGCCTATATCGACCGCATCCATACCTCGTACGACAACGTGCTGGGCAAAAATAACGTCGATGTCATTCAGGGCTTCGCCCGCTTTGTGGACGCGCATACCGTTGAAGTGAACGGCGAGCGGATCACGGCCGATCACATCCTGATCGCGACCGGCGGGCGTCCGAGCCACCCGGACATTCCGGGCGCGGAATACGGTATCGACTCCGACGGTTTCTTCGCGCTGTCGGCGATGCCGCAACGCGTGGCGGTCGTCGGCGCGGGCTATATCGCCGTCGAACTGGCGGGCGTTATCAACGCGCTGGGCGCGAAGACGCACCTGTTTGTGCGTAAACACGCGCCGCTGCGCACGTTCGATCCGATGCTTTCCGAAACGCTGGTGGAAGTGATGCAGGCCGAAGGCCCGCAGCTTCACACGCACGCGACGCCGAAAGCCGTAGAGAAAAACAGCGATGGCAGCCTGACGCTGCATCTGGAAGATGGCCGTTCAGAAACGGTTGACGCGCTGATCTGGGCGATTGGCCGCGAGCCGGAAACCGATAATTTCAACCTTGCGGCTACGGGCGTTAAAACCAACGAAAAAGGCTATATCGTCGTTGATAAATATCAGAATACCAACGTGCCGGGCATCTACGCCGTCGGCGATAATACCGGCGCGGTCGAGCTGACGCCGGTCGCGGTCGCGGCGGGCCGTCGCCTCTCCGAGCGCCTGTTTAACAACAAGCCGGATGAGCATCTGGATTACAACAACATTCCGACCGTGGTCTTCAGCCACCCGCCTATCGGCACCGTCGGGCTCACCGAACCGCAGGCGCGCGAGCAGTATGGCGATGCGGACGTGAAAATCTACAAATCGTCGTTTACCGCGATGTACACCGCTGTCACCACGCACCGCCAGCCGTGCCGCATGAAGCTGGTCTGCGTCGGGCCGGAGGAGAAAATCGTCGGCATTCACGGCATCGGCTTTGGGATGGACGAAATGTTGCAGGGCTTTGCGGTGGCGCTGAAAATGGGCGCGACTAAAAAAGACTTCGACAACACCGTCGCCATCCACCCGACCGCCGCGGAAGAGTTTGTTACGATGCGCTAAGCGCCAGCGCCGCGCGTAAAAACAAGGGGAAGCGTCTGCTTCCCCTTTTTGCCGCCGCGATTTTACTGCCCTGGGATTACCGAATCGTCTGGTAAATCGCCTCGCGAATGTTCACCCACTTCTTCGTTTCATCGTTCGGGTTCGCCTGCGCGCGCAGCTGCGCCTGCTCCAGTTCATGCTTCTGGCGTTCAACGACCGCCGGCACGGTGCAAAACGTCTGCAGATACTCTTTACGCATGGACGTCATTTTCTCGCCCTGCGACAGCGCGTGGCTTAACGTCGTGATCATCCGGCGGCACGGCTTTTTCTCATCCATCTGGAGGCGATAGCGCAGCAGCGTTTCCAGCGTCTCGTCATGGCCTTTCGCGAGCGCCTGCTCGGTCCAGGCCACTTTCCAGTTCATCCCGGCTTCGAGAAAGAGGCGCGTGACCAGCTTGTCATCACGATCGATAGCCGCGCGCAGGTTCTCTTCATCCCAGGTGATACCCATATTGCTGAGCTTGTGGCGCGGGCTGTCGTCGTTGTTTTCCGGCTCGGCGGCCATCGCGGTGGCGACAGGCGCGGTCACTTCGCGCTCTGCCGCAGGCGGCCTGAGCGCATCGCTGGCGACAAACAGCGCGCCCACCACCATCGCAATAGCGCCAAGACCCACCGCGCCCCAGACCGCGCCCATCACCAGCTGGCGCGTCTCCTGCTGCTTCCCATCCTGGCGGCGGCTCGGGCTTTCAATGGCATCGCGCACCTCAAAGATATCGCCGCCGACCACGCTGTTTTTCTTCGCGGCATGATCGATAAACGCTTTCAGCTGCGCATCGTCAGCCTTCATCAGCGCGGCCGGGTTCACGCGCGTGCGCCCTTCGCCGCAGGCTTTATGCAGCGGGGCGCTGATGGCG
This DNA window, taken from Cronobacter universalis NCTC 9529, encodes the following:
- a CDS encoding STY4199 family HEPN domain-containing protein gives rise to the protein MARSTQPLVRETFETALTVIRQASVEILVLLGVNVAEGKDPQWFLQQLEQARLNLGNWATIARRLNLNDAGLSQFTLQLRHLQQLVPQYESGQDVTENQLLAALRFVACLEKVRNQQPKLGYSTDMDVDKAQMQPDALRQLRALDFTLRGMVREAWPDEQQRVNQLKQLCGGDKVRRWLKMGDKGDILSGMLFSELAMLVVDKKLFARHYDKLFQGATSLTLFVEPRKTLQTLLDDIREIRNDAALGKPLSGAQEVMLDNYFNAISAPLHKACGEGRTRVNPAALMKADDAQLKAFIDHAAKKNSVVGGDIFEVRDAIESPSRRQDGKQQETRQLVMGAVWGAVGLGAIAMVVGALFVASDALRPPAAEREVTAPVATAMAAEPENNDDSPRHKLSNMGITWDEENLRAAIDRDDKLVTRLFLEAGMNWKVAWTEQALAKGHDETLETLLRYRLQMDEKKPCRRMITTLSHALSQGEKMTSMRKEYLQTFCTVPAVVERQKHELEQAQLRAQANPNDETKKWVNIREAIYQTIR
- the gorA gene encoding glutathione-disulfide reductase encodes the protein MTRHYDYLAIGGGSGGIASVNRAAMYGQKCALIEAKALGGTCVNVGCVPKKIMWHAAQIAEAIHLYGPDYGFDTTVNHFDWQKLVASRTAYIDRIHTSYDNVLGKNNVDVIQGFARFVDAHTVEVNGERITADHILIATGGRPSHPDIPGAEYGIDSDGFFALSAMPQRVAVVGAGYIAVELAGVINALGAKTHLFVRKHAPLRTFDPMLSETLVEVMQAEGPQLHTHATPKAVEKNSDGSLTLHLEDGRSETVDALIWAIGREPETDNFNLAATGVKTNEKGYIVVDKYQNTNVPGIYAVGDNTGAVELTPVAVAAGRRLSERLFNNKPDEHLDYNNIPTVVFSHPPIGTVGLTEPQAREQYGDADVKIYKSSFTAMYTAVTTHRQPCRMKLVCVGPEEKIVGIHGIGFGMDEMLQGFAVALKMGATKKDFDNTVAIHPTAAEEFVTMR